The following are encoded together in the Pseudoalteromonas ruthenica genome:
- a CDS encoding LysE family translocator: MWLALVGICLMGAMSPGPSLAVVLKHCLASGRTAGIITALSHGFGVGVYALIAVLGLGALIHQWPMFYTALIYGGAAYLVYLAINSWRSSAGKLTIETTQGSYKKAATDGFFIAFLNPKLAIFFIALFSQFIPAEQVSTVQGAVMVATPTVIDASWYVIVALLCSHGRFLPVLERNQVLINRLLSVAFMGLALMVVARQWL, encoded by the coding sequence ATGTGGTTAGCGCTGGTAGGAATATGCTTAATGGGGGCGATGTCTCCCGGGCCTAGCTTGGCTGTGGTGCTGAAGCATTGTCTAGCCAGTGGCCGCACGGCGGGTATTATCACCGCATTGAGCCATGGTTTTGGTGTGGGTGTGTATGCCTTAATAGCCGTGTTAGGGTTGGGCGCACTTATTCATCAGTGGCCGATGTTCTACACCGCGCTCATTTATGGGGGGGCGGCTTATCTCGTATACCTCGCTATTAACAGTTGGCGTAGTAGCGCAGGAAAGCTGACCATTGAGACAACCCAAGGGAGCTATAAAAAAGCCGCCACAGATGGCTTTTTTATAGCTTTTTTGAATCCTAAATTAGCCATTTTCTTTATCGCGTTATTTTCTCAATTCATCCCCGCAGAGCAAGTCAGTACCGTGCAAGGCGCTGTTATGGTGGCAACGCCTACCGTCATTGATGCGAGTTGGTATGTGATAGTGGCACTATTGTGTAGCCATGGTCGATTTTTACCTGTATTGGAGCGCAATCAAGTGTTGATCAATCGCTTACTCAGTGTTGCCTTTATGGGTCTTGCGTTGATGGTGGTTGCTCGTCAGTGGCTTTGA
- a CDS encoding exonuclease domain-containing protein yields the protein MYNKSLPPTYYHDHFLELLHFFQHQGWHLCGAHEQRFIDDFLALPKNAQCVLVRGFNRKSDFLEQSSLHYDEIEQAPLALALLKRRGWLRHVHEGEFEQWLVALTKAELVALCRELGLPGVALSKRKEQWLGYCQTHVSFAKACHSHVFLSYVVHAYNPVLAYLCFIFFGRLQAGLGHFSLRDLGIMRTQQGKVIPRFDTLEEAKSAFTYAQLRAQVSELSEQQLMQHGEQVTQLPSAIGALAERYSHEYLYRLGKALLAEAPHQDLALSVLAHSEDNRAIELLLRQRFKKGYRQWVEQRLCALIDDPPSDEVFVFAEDFYALKYQGKRTSVLSDLLAEKEPLAIDEAYRHQVEQGVIDLYTQRGEQALHSENQLWQHLFALCFWHLLFDGEQAGRGSEFDVFPASLRDGQFYHYYQQQIRELFAEHSSKGALITHISAAASRYYHQPNAFIRWHEEVLAPLVALINHAPLSAVYTQLETMAKDFRSAKDGYPDLMVITSGKVRFEEIKAPGDSLRRNQLVALKQLQRAGFDVSVQTVRWQVNSEQPYVIVDIETTGGRHQSHRITEVAAIKVVAGKEVARWHSLVNPQRHIPRAITELTGIDNVMVADAPVFAELSESLWQFMQGCIFVAHNVNFDYGFLKAEFARTERHLSMAKLCTVRLGRSYLPGHASYSLARLSADLDIVLSRHHRAMSDAEATVAIFNLIQQQRQE from the coding sequence ATGTACAACAAGTCTTTACCCCCAACCTATTATCATGATCACTTCTTGGAGTTGCTGCATTTTTTCCAGCACCAAGGCTGGCATTTATGCGGTGCCCATGAACAGCGCTTTATTGATGACTTTTTAGCCTTGCCAAAAAATGCCCAGTGTGTGTTGGTGCGCGGCTTTAATCGCAAGTCTGATTTTCTTGAACAAAGCAGCTTGCATTATGACGAGATAGAGCAAGCGCCACTGGCGCTCGCCTTACTCAAGCGTCGAGGTTGGTTGCGTCATGTACACGAGGGGGAGTTTGAACAATGGTTGGTGGCATTAACCAAAGCTGAGCTAGTCGCACTTTGTCGTGAACTGGGGCTACCCGGGGTGGCGTTGTCTAAGCGTAAGGAGCAATGGTTGGGCTATTGCCAAACCCACGTGAGCTTTGCCAAAGCTTGCCACAGCCATGTATTTCTCAGTTATGTAGTCCATGCCTATAACCCGGTTTTAGCTTATTTATGTTTTATCTTTTTTGGTCGCCTACAAGCTGGGCTGGGTCATTTTTCGTTACGTGATTTAGGGATCATGCGTACCCAACAAGGCAAGGTCATCCCGCGCTTTGACACCTTAGAGGAGGCTAAAAGTGCGTTCACTTATGCGCAATTACGGGCCCAGGTTAGCGAGTTGAGCGAGCAGCAGCTGATGCAGCATGGCGAGCAAGTAACGCAGCTACCAAGCGCTATTGGTGCGTTGGCAGAGCGCTACTCGCATGAGTATCTCTATCGTTTAGGTAAAGCCTTACTCGCGGAAGCACCGCATCAAGATTTAGCATTATCAGTGCTAGCACACAGTGAGGATAACCGCGCCATTGAGTTGCTGCTGCGTCAGCGCTTTAAAAAAGGGTACAGGCAATGGGTTGAGCAGCGTTTATGCGCACTGATTGACGATCCGCCTAGCGATGAGGTGTTTGTATTCGCTGAGGATTTTTACGCTTTAAAATATCAAGGCAAACGCACCAGCGTACTGAGCGACCTGCTGGCTGAGAAAGAACCGTTGGCTATAGATGAGGCGTATCGCCATCAAGTCGAGCAGGGGGTGATAGATTTATATACCCAACGCGGCGAACAAGCGCTGCATAGCGAAAATCAGTTGTGGCAACACTTATTTGCGCTCTGTTTTTGGCACTTATTGTTTGATGGCGAACAGGCTGGCAGGGGGAGTGAGTTTGATGTTTTTCCTGCAAGCTTACGTGACGGTCAGTTTTATCACTATTATCAGCAGCAAATACGCGAACTGTTCGCAGAGCATAGCAGTAAAGGGGCGTTAATCACTCACATCAGCGCGGCGGCCAGTCGCTACTACCATCAGCCTAACGCATTTATTCGTTGGCACGAAGAAGTATTAGCGCCATTGGTCGCTCTCATCAATCATGCCCCCCTAAGCGCGGTTTATACGCAGCTGGAAACCATGGCGAAAGACTTCCGCAGCGCCAAGGACGGTTATCCAGATTTGATGGTGATCACATCTGGCAAAGTGCGTTTTGAAGAAATAAAAGCACCGGGTGATAGCTTGCGGCGCAATCAGCTGGTGGCGTTAAAACAATTGCAGCGTGCCGGCTTTGATGTCAGTGTGCAAACTGTACGCTGGCAGGTGAACAGTGAACAGCCTTATGTGATTGTTGATATAGAAACCACTGGTGGGCGCCATCAAAGCCATCGAATCACCGAAGTTGCCGCTATCAAGGTGGTGGCTGGTAAGGAAGTTGCGCGTTGGCATTCGTTAGTTAACCCACAGCGCCACATTCCGCGAGCAATTACTGAGCTTACCGGCATAGATAATGTGATGGTGGCCGATGCCCCTGTATTCGCAGAGTTGTCAGAATCGCTATGGCAATTTATGCAAGGCTGTATTTTTGTCGCCCATAACGTTAACTTTGATTATGGATTTTTAAAAGCAGAATTCGCCCGTACCGAGCGCCACTTAAGTATGGCGAAACTATGCACAGTGCGCTTGGGTCGCAGTTACTTGCCCGGACATGCATCATACTCGTTAGCACGTTTAAGTGCCGATTTAGATATTGTATTGTCGCGGCATCACCGCGCCATGAGTGACGCAGAAGCAACGGTGGCAATTTTTAATTTAATACAACAACAAAGGCAAGAATAA
- a CDS encoding fumarylacetoacetate hydrolase family protein, which yields MSLPGKIVCIGRNYVEHIHELGNAIPEQMVVFNKPSSSLSQHLYAQHQGDRLHYEAEICLRMTEQGLTQAAVGLDLTKRMLQSQLKQAGLPWERAKAFDGAVVMSDFIDISEAQISQLGVRLLINGKQVQHGEVKHMMYPPLMAVQELATFMALQPGDWLMTGTPKGVGEVHAEAEFTAQLLLSQEVIVSQSWRARDNLTV from the coding sequence ATGAGCTTACCGGGAAAAATTGTATGTATTGGCCGTAATTATGTTGAGCATATTCACGAGTTGGGCAATGCTATTCCAGAGCAGATGGTGGTATTTAACAAGCCTAGCAGTAGTCTTAGCCAGCATCTTTATGCTCAGCATCAAGGCGATAGATTACATTACGAAGCTGAGATCTGCTTGCGTATGACCGAGCAAGGTCTCACTCAAGCAGCGGTGGGCCTTGATTTAACTAAGCGCATGCTGCAAAGCCAGCTCAAGCAAGCTGGACTGCCTTGGGAGCGTGCTAAAGCCTTTGACGGTGCCGTGGTGATGAGCGACTTCATTGATATTAGCGAAGCACAGATTTCGCAATTGGGTGTGCGTTTACTGATTAATGGCAAGCAAGTACAACACGGAGAAGTAAAGCATATGATGTATCCGCCTCTTATGGCGGTGCAAGAGCTGGCCACATTTATGGCTTTGCAGCCGGGCGATTGGCTGATGACTGGCACCCCTAAAGGCGTTGGGGAAGTACACGCAGAAGCTGAGTTTACGGCGCAGCTGCTGCTCTCACAAGAGGTGATAGTGAGCCAGAGCTGGCGCGCAAGAGATAACTTGACTGTATAA
- a CDS encoding sensor histidine kinase, which translates to MKKYFRYQLSWLVVVLVTWAVIAIPRIMVNTEHGFTALATIEVVIHTLMLFCLLLVINEQEQSYGYPVRYVLLVVIGAGIIGLQLLTSATLILIYMVMFSAILVYYLPLRYCYLSIAVNAVLFLLLQRFYWHHPWPVLNTLSTSAFCLFALVVSQRTMAEQQAKEALQISNASLQTTQALLIQAGASEERLHLARELHDDVGHQLTSLIMQLDIARRTASDTLKPQLEHCYQHARQTLASVRSVVSDKRNHSPIDLQPTLMQLAENTPRIAVVVHYQAHPLLAQLNYAQCVLRCAQEGISNALKHSLATELHIHLYNHNPLRLTISDNGGHLHNPVPGNGLLGLKERVETLGGTFTFTPNSKGMVLNAEFPYANDNH; encoded by the coding sequence ATGAAAAAATACTTTCGTTATCAGTTATCTTGGTTAGTGGTCGTGCTCGTAACTTGGGCCGTTATCGCGATACCGCGCATCATGGTCAACACTGAGCATGGGTTTACTGCATTAGCCACCATAGAAGTGGTGATACACACACTCATGTTGTTTTGCTTACTACTGGTCATAAACGAGCAAGAGCAAAGTTACGGCTACCCGGTACGCTATGTACTACTCGTTGTTATTGGCGCGGGCATTATCGGCCTGCAACTGCTCACTAGCGCAACACTGATTCTCATCTACATGGTGATGTTTAGCGCCATTTTAGTTTATTACTTGCCGCTGCGTTACTGTTACCTCAGCATTGCTGTTAACGCGGTACTCTTTTTACTCCTACAGCGATTTTATTGGCATCACCCATGGCCTGTTTTGAATACGCTTTCTACCAGCGCCTTTTGCTTATTCGCGTTAGTGGTGAGTCAACGCACAATGGCCGAACAGCAAGCCAAAGAAGCACTGCAAATCAGTAATGCTTCATTACAAACCACTCAAGCCTTATTAATCCAAGCTGGAGCAAGTGAAGAGCGCTTACATCTTGCGCGTGAACTGCATGATGATGTAGGCCATCAATTAACGAGCCTTATAATGCAGCTAGATATTGCTCGGCGTACCGCCTCGGATACGCTTAAACCACAACTTGAACACTGTTATCAACATGCTCGGCAAACGCTTGCTAGTGTCCGCTCTGTGGTCAGTGACAAACGCAACCACAGCCCGATTGATTTACAGCCTACCTTAATGCAGCTAGCTGAAAACACGCCACGCATTGCGGTGGTTGTACACTACCAAGCTCACCCACTGCTGGCACAACTTAATTATGCCCAATGTGTGCTGCGCTGTGCTCAAGAGGGAATTAGCAACGCTTTAAAGCATTCGCTTGCTACGGAGCTACATATACATTTATATAACCATAACCCACTGCGGTTGACGATAAGTGACAATGGTGGTCACTTACATAATCCAGTACCTGGCAATGGCCTGTTAGGGTTAAAGGAGCGCGTTGAAACCTTAGGCGGCACGTTTACGTTCACCCCCAATAGTAAAGGCATGGTGTTAAATGCGGAGTTTCCCTATGCAAACGACAACCATTAA
- a CDS encoding response regulator, whose translation MQTTTIKVHLVDDQHLVRAGLASLLALDKRIQVSGESVDGQAFLECYQQGNVDADVILLDVRMPRLDGIGVLQALAKYHAPPCLILTTFNDSDILFRAIEHNAKGFMLKDASLEELVAGITALSQGGSVLQQALKEAVMAKQRSVVTPQVQGLTAREQQILQLICAGYANKEIAAKLHKAPGTIRNAVSTILTKLEVRDRTQATIKAIELGLYCAANTPSD comes from the coding sequence ATGCAAACGACAACCATTAAAGTTCACCTAGTTGACGACCAACACTTAGTTCGTGCAGGGTTGGCGAGTTTGCTGGCGCTCGATAAGCGCATCCAGGTCAGTGGTGAGTCTGTGGACGGCCAAGCCTTTTTAGAGTGTTATCAACAGGGAAACGTGGATGCGGATGTAATTCTACTGGATGTACGCATGCCACGATTAGACGGCATAGGCGTGCTACAGGCACTTGCGAAGTACCACGCGCCGCCCTGCCTTATCCTAACCACCTTCAACGACAGTGACATTTTGTTTCGGGCTATTGAGCACAACGCCAAAGGGTTCATGCTTAAGGATGCATCACTGGAAGAGTTAGTTGCGGGGATCACAGCACTCTCGCAAGGCGGTAGCGTATTACAACAAGCATTAAAAGAGGCGGTGATGGCTAAGCAGCGCAGTGTAGTAACGCCACAAGTACAGGGCTTAACAGCGCGCGAACAGCAAATTTTACAGCTTATTTGTGCAGGCTATGCCAATAAAGAAATCGCCGCTAAATTACACAAAGCACCAGGCACTATTCGCAACGCGGTATCGACGATATTAACTAAACTTGAAGTGCGCGATCGCACCCAAGCCACCATTAAAGCCATCGAATTAGGCCTGTACTGCGCTGCGAATACACCTAGTGATTAA
- a CDS encoding GGDEF domain-containing protein gives MTPTVKAQSHASARLPHLNTFPKLLIGGLLYYALAQFGMTFMATQPANITLIWLSVGVALVMYLRLGKASAIVVFVASFAANYPGMQVADMAHGVVHTSIAALIDTLAPWVMAGLVKRHLQSGLSRFQDLVTLVVRVYLLPIALSVVMLTANLILGGYIGSELFAQYVLQLLFSDILGALLVYAFFDAFVKQKQWPLRQSALACAAIVLALAAMLTAKLWLGGFIFAVLPCVLVMIFVCASVFVYSVLLAVVAALVVLFGHDFGPFIQDTPMQSLFMLQSFIVTLSMLTIGGRLLQSQLLNETDSKHYWQHQARFDDLTQLMQRNAFMDAAEHSLRCGGLKGKSSSIAVVDLDLFKKVNDRFGHQAGDEVLECVAYCLTKQLREHDLAARFGGEEFVLLLSAHLEQGRGIVERIRIAISELTFDDYPELRVTCSIGVTHVNQGEDIGSALSRADGSLYKAKQQGRNQVCINH, from the coding sequence GTGACACCGACAGTAAAAGCACAATCTCATGCAAGCGCGCGCTTACCTCATCTCAATACGTTTCCTAAGCTATTGATTGGCGGCCTGTTGTACTACGCTTTAGCGCAGTTCGGTATGACCTTTATGGCGACTCAGCCTGCTAATATTACCTTGATTTGGCTCAGTGTTGGTGTAGCGCTAGTGATGTATTTGCGATTGGGCAAGGCATCCGCCATTGTGGTTTTTGTTGCAAGTTTCGCTGCTAATTATCCTGGTATGCAGGTGGCGGACATGGCCCATGGGGTAGTGCATACCAGTATCGCGGCTTTGATTGATACACTTGCGCCTTGGGTGATGGCGGGGCTTGTTAAACGCCATTTACAAAGTGGCTTAAGCCGCTTTCAAGACTTGGTCACCTTGGTTGTGCGAGTTTATCTGCTACCTATTGCGTTGTCTGTGGTGATGCTAACGGCCAACCTTATTTTAGGTGGGTATATTGGTAGCGAACTCTTTGCTCAGTATGTGCTGCAATTGCTGTTTTCCGACATTTTAGGTGCTTTGCTGGTCTACGCATTTTTTGATGCTTTTGTGAAGCAAAAGCAATGGCCACTGCGCCAATCGGCGCTGGCATGTGCAGCGATTGTGCTGGCTTTGGCGGCGATGCTCACAGCCAAACTCTGGCTCGGTGGCTTTATTTTTGCTGTTTTGCCTTGCGTACTGGTGATGATATTTGTCTGCGCCAGTGTCTTTGTTTATTCGGTATTGCTAGCCGTTGTGGCGGCGCTGGTGGTGCTTTTTGGTCATGACTTTGGCCCTTTTATTCAAGATACCCCCATGCAGTCATTGTTTATGCTGCAATCGTTTATTGTGACCCTTTCTATGTTGACCATAGGTGGGCGGCTATTGCAGTCGCAATTACTCAATGAGACCGATTCAAAACACTATTGGCAGCACCAAGCTCGGTTTGACGACTTGACGCAGTTAATGCAGCGAAATGCCTTTATGGATGCCGCTGAGCACAGCTTACGCTGCGGTGGGCTAAAGGGAAAAAGTAGCAGCATTGCGGTTGTCGATTTAGATTTATTTAAGAAGGTGAATGACCGCTTTGGTCATCAGGCTGGTGATGAAGTGTTGGAATGCGTGGCCTATTGCCTCACCAAGCAATTACGTGAGCATGACTTAGCCGCTCGTTTTGGTGGCGAAGAGTTTGTATTGTTACTCAGTGCACACCTTGAGCAAGGTCGTGGCATTGTCGAGCGAATTCGCATCGCCATTAGTGAACTTACTTTTGATGACTACCCCGAACTTCGCGTGACGTGCAGCATCGGTGTTACTCACGTTAACCAAGGTGAAGATATCGGTTCTGCGCTCAGTCGTGCGGATGGAAGCCTCTACAAGGCAAAGCAGCAGGGTCGTAATCAAGTGTGCATTAATCACTAG
- the pepB gene encoding aminopeptidase PepB produces MSQQFLVHLSEQAAPSHWGESASVSFNEQGATVHLSEDETLKNVQKAGRAIANQGVKAVQLSGDTWCTESQWAFYQGFVSPKVLDGVSFVDNDQSDIKELQALKQAATWMRQMINGTAEEIYPESLAEKAGEFIQSLAPEHVSYQIIKGEALKEQQWIGIYEVGRGSERPPVLLELDFNPTGDDAAEVASALVGKGITFDSGGYSIKPSEGMLGMKCDMGGAATVTAGLALAISRGLDKRVKLYLCCAENLISGHAYKLGDILTYKNGTTVEIVNTDAEGRLVLADGLMAASESGAKTIINAATLTGAALVAVGQEYNALFGLDKDMVRDVEGFAKEEFEGAWPLPLEKFHQHNCPSPYADTANSRPQKGGGFGGASNAAGFLSRFVRDEGQGWVHIDLAAAFQTSATGMWAAGATTQGMRTVARTLQEKS; encoded by the coding sequence ATGAGTCAACAATTTTTAGTACACCTAAGTGAACAAGCTGCGCCTAGTCATTGGGGCGAATCTGCATCAGTGTCTTTCAATGAACAAGGTGCCACGGTGCACTTAAGTGAAGATGAAACCCTTAAAAACGTACAAAAGGCGGGCCGCGCCATAGCTAATCAAGGCGTAAAAGCGGTGCAGTTAAGCGGCGATACTTGGTGCACTGAAAGTCAGTGGGCATTCTACCAAGGCTTTGTTAGCCCTAAGGTACTCGATGGGGTGAGCTTTGTTGATAACGACCAAAGCGACATTAAGGAGCTGCAAGCGCTTAAGCAAGCAGCGACTTGGATGCGCCAGATGATCAACGGCACGGCAGAAGAAATTTACCCAGAAAGCCTGGCAGAAAAGGCGGGTGAGTTTATTCAGTCGCTGGCGCCTGAGCATGTCAGCTATCAAATTATTAAAGGCGAAGCACTAAAAGAGCAGCAGTGGATTGGTATTTACGAAGTCGGTCGCGGTAGTGAGCGCCCACCGGTGCTACTAGAGCTTGATTTTAACCCCACAGGTGATGATGCCGCTGAAGTGGCTTCTGCACTTGTTGGTAAAGGGATCACCTTTGATTCCGGTGGTTATTCAATCAAGCCGAGCGAAGGGATGCTGGGCATGAAGTGCGATATGGGCGGTGCAGCAACCGTCACCGCAGGCTTGGCCCTGGCAATTAGTCGTGGTTTAGACAAGCGAGTTAAATTATACCTTTGTTGTGCTGAGAACCTGATTTCAGGGCACGCATATAAACTTGGTGACATTCTGACCTATAAAAACGGCACCACAGTGGAGATTGTGAACACCGACGCCGAAGGCCGCCTAGTGCTAGCTGATGGTTTGATGGCCGCCAGTGAGTCTGGGGCGAAAACCATTATTAATGCAGCCACCTTAACGGGCGCAGCGTTAGTGGCTGTGGGTCAGGAATATAACGCTCTGTTTGGCTTAGACAAAGACATGGTGCGCGATGTTGAAGGCTTCGCTAAAGAAGAATTTGAAGGTGCATGGCCGTTGCCATTGGAGAAGTTCCACCAGCACAACTGTCCATCACCTTATGCTGACACCGCTAATAGTCGTCCACAAAAAGGTGGTGGTTTTGGTGGCGCCTCAAACGCCGCCGGATTCCTGTCTCGCTTTGTTCGTGATGAAGGACAAGGCTGGGTGCATATCGATTTAGCCGCAGCGTTTCAAACATCCGCTACGGGCATGTGGGCAGCTGGGGCAACGACACAAGGCATGCGTACGGTTGCACGTACGCTACAAGAAAAGTCGTAA
- the sfsA gene encoding DNA/RNA nuclease SfsA, with translation MLFPAPLQSATLLKRYKRFLVDLRDEDGNEFTVHCANTGKMTGCAEPGVHAYYSTSDNAKRKYPHSLELSSNAQGDLICVNTAVANKVAIEAINNDVIEELQGYEQLHSEVKYGAENSRIDILLRDADKADCYIEVKSVTLLEHSGQGYFPDAQTLRGQKHLRELITMRQQGKRAVLLFAVLHSGINQVSAAAHIDPVYADLLRQAQQAGVEVLAYKARISAEEVTLTQRLAFQD, from the coding sequence ATGTTATTTCCTGCCCCGTTACAAAGCGCCACCCTGCTAAAGCGCTATAAACGTTTCTTAGTGGATTTGCGCGACGAAGATGGTAATGAGTTTACCGTGCACTGTGCTAACACCGGTAAAATGACCGGCTGTGCCGAGCCTGGCGTGCACGCCTACTACTCCACCAGCGACAACGCCAAACGCAAATACCCGCATAGTTTGGAGCTCAGTAGTAACGCCCAAGGGGATTTAATTTGTGTTAATACCGCCGTGGCTAATAAAGTCGCCATTGAGGCCATCAACAACGATGTGATCGAAGAACTGCAAGGCTATGAACAACTACACAGTGAAGTAAAATACGGTGCAGAAAATAGCCGTATCGACATACTGTTGCGCGATGCCGACAAAGCAGATTGCTATATCGAAGTAAAATCAGTGACCTTACTTGAGCACTCAGGACAGGGTTACTTCCCCGACGCGCAAACGCTACGTGGGCAAAAACACCTGCGCGAGTTAATCACCATGCGCCAACAAGGAAAGCGGGCGGTGTTACTGTTCGCTGTGCTGCACAGCGGCATCAACCAAGTCAGCGCCGCCGCCCATATTGATCCGGTTTACGCCGACCTCCTGCGCCAAGCGCAGCAAGCCGGCGTTGAAGTGTTAGCCTATAAAGCCCGTATCAGTGCCGAGGAGGTCACCCTCACTCAGCGCTTGGCTTTTCAAGACTAA